The DNA window ATCCTCTTTTGCTAATAAATCCTTAATTGACCATTGTGATTGTCAAGTTAATTTATTTGCAATTCACCCATATCCAGGTACTTTTGAAGATATTTCATTTAATAATTGATTTGACATAATAAAAACTCCTAAACTTTGTTTCAAAAATGAACCATTAGGATTTTTATTAATTAATTCATTTAAGTCCAAAGCCTTTATAATTGCATCAATTTCTTCTGGAGAAACTAAAGTATTGATTTTAACACCATTTTTAACTAAATCTTTGGTTGTTAAATTATAAATAGACATAATTTTTTCTTCATCAGTGTAAGTTAAACTAAGATCAAGTCCACCTTTACAAGCAACGACACTTACAGATGAAAAAACTGCTACACTTAAAGACCCTAAAATAGCACATAATTTTTTCATAATTTAACTTCCTTTCAATTTTATTTTATTATACTATTGTTACTCTTGTTTTTTCTTCTTGTTTGCCTTTATTTCTAATTTTTGAAGTTTTAATTCACGTTTAATTTCTTTTCTTTTATATCTTCAATTGTTAAACATATCAATAAGTCTTTGAAATTGCTTTCCAACTCAAGAAAGTACCATCCAGATTACTCAAAAAATTATAATTGAAGCAAATAAACAACCTATTGAGTAGTATAAGATTCCACATACTCCAGCAATTCTTTCTCCAATATTATCACTAAACCCATTTGAAACAGCTCTATAAGCTTGATGAGGAAGAATACCCCCACCACCAAGATAAGTTAAAAGTCCTGGAATTATTATAAAAACCGTAGCTATTGCTAAGAAATGAATAAAAGTTGACCAATATAAATACTTTTTTTTAGGAACATCAATAAATTTATCACTCAATTTCTCTTGAATTAATCAATTTGTAAAAGTGAAATATAAAAATGGAATAATTGGAATAATTGGAATATAACCAATAATTGATGCTGCAAAAATGAAACCTTGACTAGATTTAGGTTCATGTCTTGATTCTCCCAACAATGAGTATAGTCCCTTAAATCAATAATGAAAGCCCCCATTTGCATGTGGCACTGCATACGAAAGTGATAACATAAAAATTTGAAAAATTAACAATCCTATAATTGTACTTATCATTCAAAACATTTTATATAACCTTTTATATGGCCTTAATCTTATTAAAAACTGACTAATTTTTTTCATATTTTTACTCCATAATAATATTTTAAATGAAAAACTCTATTTTAATTTAAGAAAAACAAAAAAATACTTTATTAATTTTACTATTAAATAGATAGTAAAATAAGAAAAGTGAGGTATTTAATGAAAGTCTTAAAAGTAACACCCAGAGGTTTTTGCCTTGGAGTTGTAGTTTCTATAAAAATGGCAAAAGATACAGTAAAAGCTTATCCAGATAAAAAAATATATATGATTGGGCTTTTAGTACATAATAAAATAATTGTAAAAGAGTTAGAAGAACTTGGTATTATAGCTATTGATGATTGAAAAAAATCTCGTTTAGATATTATAAAAACAATACCCAAAGGTAGCGTTGTGATTTTTTCAGCACATGGAACTGATTTAAAAGTATTAAAAGTAGCTGAAGAACAAGGATTAATTATTGTAGATACAAAGTGCGAATGAGTTTTAGAAACAGAAAATATAATAAAAAAATATTTAAATCTTGGTTTTGACATTGTTTTTATAGGAAAGCACGATCATCCAGAGACAATTGCTTTAACAAGTTTAGATAATAAGAAAATTCATTTAGTTACCAATACTCAAGAAGTTGAAAATTTAAGTATAAGTAATAAAGATATTTTTATCACAAATCAAACAACCCTTTCAATAATTGATACTGATTTAATATATAAAAAAATAAAGGAAAAATATGAAAATGCTATTTTTAAAAATGATATTTGTGAAGCTACTCTTGTTA is part of the Spiroplasma cantharicola genome and encodes:
- the ispH gene encoding 4-hydroxy-3-methylbut-2-enyl diphosphate reductase — its product is MKVLKVTPRGFCLGVVVSIKMAKDTVKAYPDKKIYMIGLLVHNKIIVKELEELGIIAIDDWKKSRLDIIKTIPKGSVVIFSAHGTDLKVLKVAEEQGLIIVDTKCEWVLETENIIKKYLNLGFDIVFIGKHDHPETIALTSLDNKKIHLVTNTQEVENLSISNKDIFITNQTTLSIIDTDLIYKKIKEKYENAIFKNDICEATLVRQQAVLDLDPKEVDLLYVVGDERSNNTMKLVELALNKGINSIRINRKEEIEIKDLKNINTVAVTAGASTSSIIQNQVIKYLEELKNETQ